Proteins found in one Fimbriimonadia bacterium genomic segment:
- a CDS encoding DEAD/DEAH box helicase family protein codes for MTEMFNPDALRPLFEPWEPPTKHRVPNQVEGGPAIVQVGRRPSKCLLVPRLRHELDMWRHNGYVGASDTTKTLLYHWFDTAHPGNFRYHWCQREGIEAIIWLYEVAQYRCLSDMISSLLEEDDALLTDSVLPEQDQWARYCCKIATGGGKTKVMSLAIVWSYFHSLFETGSTMPRHFVAIAPNLIVFERLKEDFESARIFYDDPLLPPEWKDDFDLEVVLQDAPGGSACRGALYLTNIHRLYERENGTAADDSPSWAGPSVRRAQALRVGEGLRKRISSHPAIMVLNDEAHHLHDPESAWNEAVLTLHRQSRDRGNAGICMQLDFTATPKHNDGTLFRHIVCDFPLGEAVDAGIVKAPVIGKSDAIREVTGQSAAQRYHTHLRLGYAQYERAYMEWEKTRKPILFVMTEDTRAADEVATALNSDEYPLLKNRVINLHTNLKGTIKTRGRGRNAVREFVPNERQISDEDLRLLRQLSRDLDKEDSPYRCVVSVMMLREGWDVRNVTTIVPLRPYSAESNILAEQTLGRGLRRMTFPGTTAPVERVTVVEHKAFTKLYQDELESEGLFPDVVDLGQIQPTTVSIFVDPKKPVQDLEIEIPLVSDAIQTTAVLQDLTIGDVEAQFRAQGFQPLPVGTATSGTVTFEERALFTDELVASFEVDRGLLASGYTAISVFVKELERVCGLQCAHGVLAPLVQKFIEKVLFEREVSVYDGSIDHRMSDTDVHEYIRATFVPLILKHTVRKNERKRGQTLLRMSNWRPYQASHTPTRPCVTGEKTMFNLVPCDTALEAHFANFCDNSADVAAFARNAGPQKLTLDYLAPSGRPRLYWPDFIVRGQSGDYYLVETKGQEDSAVPFKAAAAIEWCRAASTKNHKWHYLFVPMALLEAQTELSIEGLARTCAPRLKSLLESVNTRQAELPLELTPNEVKEQRAAKMVTAAGLIELPDSLRAYVVQAVSQLEYDRTKNYPQFGSAFQPLLYPLEQLCGEILVRYLGPRVPQSSADQHCYFDPYVQGLPSALTAVLQKNQRNLQRIVVHRANCNRIGTLLFCLEFAARDALRIAGVWADVCRVFSDARFAGLYEQLGAVNTFRGRHVAHVDEPLTDPEVAEKTMREWIVCIGRLWDIATG; via the coding sequence ATGACCGAGATGTTCAATCCCGATGCGCTACGACCGCTGTTCGAGCCGTGGGAGCCACCTACGAAGCATCGTGTTCCGAATCAGGTAGAGGGTGGGCCCGCAATCGTGCAGGTCGGCCGGCGACCCAGCAAGTGTCTGCTCGTCCCACGCCTTCGCCACGAGCTCGACATGTGGCGGCACAACGGTTACGTGGGTGCCAGCGACACGACGAAGACGCTTCTGTACCACTGGTTCGACACGGCCCACCCGGGCAACTTTCGCTATCACTGGTGCCAGCGCGAAGGAATCGAAGCAATCATCTGGTTGTACGAGGTGGCGCAGTACCGGTGCCTCTCGGACATGATATCGTCACTATTGGAAGAAGACGATGCCTTGCTCACCGACTCGGTGCTGCCGGAACAAGACCAATGGGCGCGCTACTGTTGCAAGATCGCGACGGGCGGAGGCAAGACCAAGGTGATGAGCCTCGCCATAGTGTGGAGTTACTTTCATAGTCTATTTGAAACTGGTTCGACCATGCCGCGGCACTTCGTCGCGATTGCGCCGAACCTGATCGTGTTCGAGCGGCTCAAAGAGGATTTCGAGTCCGCACGCATCTTTTACGACGACCCGCTGCTTCCACCCGAGTGGAAGGACGATTTCGACCTGGAGGTGGTACTGCAGGATGCGCCTGGCGGCTCCGCGTGCAGAGGAGCGTTGTACTTGACGAACATCCACCGCTTATACGAAAGGGAGAACGGAACCGCAGCAGACGACTCGCCATCGTGGGCAGGTCCATCGGTCAGGCGTGCTCAGGCTCTCCGAGTGGGCGAGGGACTCCGCAAGCGCATCTCGAGCCACCCAGCGATCATGGTGCTCAACGACGAGGCACATCACCTTCACGACCCCGAATCGGCGTGGAACGAAGCGGTACTGACTTTGCATCGTCAGAGCCGCGATCGTGGTAACGCAGGCATCTGTATGCAACTCGACTTCACGGCCACGCCGAAACACAACGACGGCACGTTGTTTCGACACATCGTTTGCGACTTCCCACTCGGAGAAGCGGTGGATGCCGGTATCGTGAAAGCCCCCGTGATCGGGAAGTCCGATGCCATTAGAGAGGTAACTGGGCAGAGTGCGGCGCAACGCTACCACACACACTTGAGACTGGGGTATGCGCAATACGAAAGGGCATACATGGAGTGGGAGAAGACGCGAAAGCCTATTCTGTTCGTTATGACCGAGGACACGCGGGCGGCAGACGAAGTCGCCACTGCCCTAAACTCGGACGAATACCCGCTTCTAAAGAACAGAGTGATCAACCTACACACGAATCTGAAGGGAACGATCAAGACGCGAGGCCGCGGTAGGAATGCAGTCAGGGAGTTCGTGCCGAACGAGAGGCAGATTTCGGACGAGGACCTTAGGCTGCTGCGACAGTTATCGCGCGACTTGGACAAAGAGGACAGTCCGTATCGCTGCGTGGTGTCGGTCATGATGCTGCGCGAGGGCTGGGACGTTCGCAACGTGACCACCATCGTGCCGCTCCGTCCCTACTCCGCCGAGTCCAACATCCTGGCAGAGCAGACGCTCGGCAGGGGCCTTCGCCGAATGACCTTCCCTGGAACGACGGCGCCGGTGGAACGTGTGACGGTGGTCGAGCACAAGGCCTTCACGAAGCTGTACCAGGACGAGTTGGAATCGGAAGGTTTGTTCCCGGACGTCGTGGATCTGGGTCAGATTCAGCCCACGACGGTATCGATCTTTGTTGACCCGAAGAAGCCGGTACAAGACCTCGAGATCGAGATCCCACTAGTATCAGACGCCATTCAGACGACCGCTGTACTGCAAGACTTGACGATCGGAGATGTGGAGGCGCAGTTCCGCGCGCAAGGGTTTCAGCCTTTGCCGGTCGGAACTGCCACCTCGGGCACCGTGACTTTCGAGGAGAGGGCGCTCTTCACGGATGAACTCGTTGCATCGTTTGAGGTTGATCGCGGTCTGCTCGCCTCGGGCTACACGGCGATCAGCGTGTTCGTGAAGGAACTGGAACGAGTTTGCGGGCTTCAATGCGCACACGGTGTACTGGCGCCGCTAGTGCAGAAGTTCATCGAGAAGGTGCTGTTCGAGCGCGAGGTGTCGGTGTACGACGGTTCCATTGACCACCGGATGTCGGACACGGACGTGCACGAGTATATTCGAGCGACGTTCGTTCCGCTCATCCTGAAACACACGGTTCGAAAGAACGAACGCAAGCGGGGGCAGACGCTACTCCGGATGTCGAACTGGCGGCCCTACCAAGCCTCTCACACTCCCACACGCCCATGCGTCACGGGTGAAAAGACGATGTTCAACCTTGTGCCGTGCGATACGGCCCTGGAGGCTCACTTCGCGAATTTCTGCGACAACTCAGCCGACGTTGCTGCCTTCGCACGAAACGCCGGGCCGCAGAAACTGACGCTCGATTACCTTGCCCCATCGGGCCGGCCGAGGCTGTACTGGCCCGATTTTATCGTGCGCGGCCAATCCGGCGATTACTACCTAGTAGAGACGAAGGGTCAGGAGGACAGCGCCGTTCCGTTCAAGGCCGCGGCTGCCATAGAGTGGTGCCGGGCGGCCTCCACCAAGAACCACAAATGGCACTACCTGTTCGTGCCGATGGCGCTGTTGGAGGCTCAAACCGAGTTGTCGATCGAGGGGCTCGCTCGAACTTGTGCTCCACGGCTGAAATCGTTGCTAGAATCGGTGAATACCAGACAGGCGGAGTTGCCGCTAGAGCTAACGCCCAATGAGGTGAAGGAGCAGCGGGCCGCGAAGATGGTAACGGCTGCCGGTCTGATCGAGTTGCCGGATTCGCTCCGGGCTTACGTGGTTCAGGCTGTTAGTCAACTGGAATACGACCGCACCAAGAACTACCCTCAATTCGGAAGCGCATTCCAGCCTCTCCTTTATCCCCTGGAACAGCTTTGCGGTGAAATCTTAGTCCGGTATCTCGGACCCCGCGTTCCGCAGTCTTCTGCTGACCAGCACTGCTACTTCGACCCGTATGTGCAGGGCCTGCCGAGTGCTCTGACGGCGGTTCTCCAGAAAAATCAGCGAAACCTACAGCGCATCGTCGTCCATAGGGCCAACTGCAACCGTATAGGCACACTATTGTTCTGCCTTGAGTTCGCAGCGCGAGACGCCCTCCGCATTGCCGGGGTATGGGCCGACGTGTGCCGGGTATTTTCCGATGCCCGGTTTGCCGGCCTATATGAGCAACTGGGAGCCGTCAACACATTTCGTGGAAGGCACGTCGCCCACGTGGACGAACCGCTGACCGATCCCGAAGTGGCAGAGAAGACTATGCGGGAGTGGATCGTGTGCATCGGCCGCCTGTGGGACATTGCCACGGGCTAA
- a CDS encoding site-specific DNA-methyltransferase, with translation MKPWGPDNPHPLFTMKTELVWEGKYDEYGNRRPVSLPDFPLVLQKVETVDAPRDAARAEQPGLFDEAEFCRSAHRDDFRNMLIWGDNKLVCTALLKELREKVGLVYIDPPFDVGADFTAEVVLDEDTHPGAFKNHSVLEEVAFRDLWGQQQNSYLSYMSHRLALLHELLSEEGVLVFHCDWRVNSAMRLLLDELFGSECYRNEVVWRRAPGLGRTVAANQLGRNVDSLLVYSKSPGTKMCGEAPEMLVPIETTSTGTPKGAQWDEERKCYFTLAPRGDYTDESVARLETEGRVYRSGGGQVYIKYFLERAANGGWAKRQKVDVLWADSDVRPLRHCSQDELGIGFPTQKPEGLLARVISWATREGDLVADFFCGSGTTMAVAEKLGRRWIGCDLGRYAIHTTRKRLIGVQRELHAAGKPYRSFDVYNLGRYERQWWQMERLQGADEQHRATVLKFFRAAPLDSSPSPLLHGTKGGAYVYVDSIDSIMTADKVRAVAEAAKFAGGRRVVCLAWEFEMNLRLRIAGVVKDSGVDISLKYIPREIMEANRNEVQFFDAGAVEAEALVHKHPKSGKHAVDVRLTNFIPSLAEVPERELEVLRERAVRSPFDFIDFWAVDFEHRDDKPFEHHWQDYRTRKDRSLKTESDCYYTYPNRGRKRICVKVIDVFGVDTTTVIEVDA, from the coding sequence GCGGAGTTCTGCAGGTCCGCGCACCGAGACGACTTTCGGAACATGCTGATCTGGGGCGACAACAAACTGGTGTGCACGGCGCTGCTGAAGGAGCTTCGCGAGAAGGTTGGTCTGGTCTACATAGATCCACCATTCGATGTGGGCGCGGATTTCACGGCGGAGGTGGTTCTTGACGAAGACACGCACCCCGGAGCATTCAAGAACCATTCCGTGCTCGAGGAAGTCGCTTTCCGAGACTTGTGGGGTCAGCAGCAGAACTCGTATCTGAGCTATATGTCGCATCGGTTAGCATTGCTGCATGAACTCCTTTCAGAAGAGGGTGTCCTCGTATTTCACTGTGACTGGCGAGTGAACAGCGCGATGCGACTGCTGCTGGATGAATTGTTCGGCAGCGAGTGCTATCGAAATGAGGTGGTCTGGAGGCGTGCACCAGGTCTGGGTCGCACCGTCGCAGCCAACCAGCTCGGTCGGAACGTAGACAGCCTACTGGTGTACTCAAAGTCCCCGGGAACGAAGATGTGTGGAGAGGCGCCCGAGATGCTGGTCCCGATCGAGACCACTTCGACAGGGACTCCCAAGGGAGCCCAGTGGGACGAAGAGCGCAAGTGCTACTTCACGCTGGCTCCCCGCGGCGACTACACAGATGAGAGCGTCGCGCGCCTGGAAACGGAAGGCCGGGTGTACCGCTCGGGTGGCGGACAGGTGTATATCAAGTACTTCCTAGAACGAGCCGCTAACGGAGGCTGGGCGAAGCGCCAGAAGGTAGACGTGCTGTGGGCCGATAGCGATGTCCGGCCTCTGCGACACTGTAGCCAGGACGAGCTAGGAATCGGGTTCCCGACGCAAAAGCCGGAGGGTCTCCTGGCCCGCGTGATTAGCTGGGCTACCCGCGAGGGCGACCTCGTCGCGGACTTCTTCTGCGGCTCCGGCACAACGATGGCGGTGGCGGAGAAGCTAGGCCGACGGTGGATCGGATGCGACCTAGGGAGATACGCCATCCACACGACCCGCAAGCGGCTGATCGGAGTGCAGAGGGAGTTGCACGCGGCGGGAAAGCCCTACCGCTCCTTCGACGTGTACAACCTGGGCCGCTACGAGCGGCAGTGGTGGCAGATGGAGCGTCTGCAGGGCGCGGACGAGCAGCACCGCGCCACCGTGCTCAAGTTCTTCCGCGCCGCCCCGCTAGACAGCTCTCCCTCGCCCCTTCTCCACGGCACCAAAGGCGGCGCTTACGTGTACGTGGACAGCATAGACAGCATCATGACCGCAGACAAAGTGCGCGCGGTGGCGGAAGCCGCGAAGTTCGCGGGCGGTAGGCGCGTGGTGTGCCTGGCATGGGAGTTCGAGATGAACCTTCGTCTGCGCATCGCCGGAGTAGTGAAGGATTCGGGGGTAGACATATCACTGAAATACATCCCGCGCGAGATCATGGAAGCCAACCGAAATGAAGTGCAGTTCTTCGATGCCGGCGCGGTGGAGGCGGAAGCGCTCGTTCACAAACACCCGAAGAGCGGCAAACACGCGGTAGACGTTCGCCTGACCAACTTCATTCCATCACTGGCAGAGGTGCCGGAGAGGGAGCTGGAGGTGCTGCGAGAACGGGCGGTGCGCTCACCTTTCGACTTCATAGACTTTTGGGCGGTGGACTTCGAGCACCGGGACGACAAACCGTTCGAGCACCACTGGCAGGACTACCGCACCCGCAAGGACCGCTCGCTAAAGACCGAGAGCGACTGCTACTACACCTACCCCAACAGAGGCAGGAAACGGATCTGCGTGAAGGTGATAGACGTGTTCGGAGTGGACACGACGACGGTGATCGAGGTGGACGCATGA